A stretch of Gouania willdenowi chromosome 21, fGouWil2.1, whole genome shotgun sequence DNA encodes these proteins:
- the LOC114455015 gene encoding toll-like receptor 8 produces MTVIGWLHMLLLCLHCHYEAPVAASKITWMSRRFPCDVTNNTSQVFFDCKGRHLSKVPSEITENATKLDLSRNDLQSISRKSFLNLHSLVELNLNHATNSSQLKIGKHAFENLKGLRVLRLSSNNLSEIPANIPENVNLLELNSNKITFVNSSTFAGLRKITELFFARNCYSWNPCGKAIIVQQNSFINMNKLQTLKIGYNNLTEVPKFIPKSLLYLSLECNQIPYISKEDFSQLCNLKKLEIQGNCPRCLNAPFPCVPCQNQTLAIHPDAFRSLTQLEILNLGGNSLTFINQSWFEPLKNLKKLLLSLNFLMDVITGEATFLQFLKHLRVIDLSFNYGLKKYPETVNLSSYFSNLTSLETLHMEALVFQKIGPHTFAPLHKLTNFSSINLGTNFIIHSDKNVFKPFKHLRMLYLAENWLHPPPQNKTNNLHSGYDQSSDLSVFIPSIRESHDEEYYLTHGLIKQQCFDSGKVLILSSNNIFFISPAQFEGYGNIACLNLSVNGFSAALNGTEFSLLPNLTYLDLSFNKVDFAFDHAFQELKKLEVLDISNNEHYFKAFGITHNLNFTRNLPVLRVLNMSHNSISRLTTKQMYSNSLAELQFTHNYLGTLWKENDHTYEKLFVNLVNLTVLDISYNSIRKIPANIYQHLPRNLSVLCIAHNLLQSFEWEKLNFHQLQTLDLSNNFLSHIAGIGSNIPRTLTYLDLSVNKIFHLEDGFLEGAKSLTTLSLNHNRLSLVNQSSFKTRSDNQLQTLFLWNNPFQCTCDSLEFILWLESSNIKIPRLTTKVTCGTPENQKGNALIYFEIQQCVDDSQAFLIYLFTTSVTIIFMLAAILSHLFYWDASYIIHYVKARLKGYKSLKSQDCCYSLFVTYDTRDPHVSEWVLRNLRVRLEEEAGEKHLPLCLEERDWPPGVALVDNLAQSIQYSRKTLFVLTEGYIKTGIFKLAMYLAHQRLLDENVDVIVLLMLEPVLQHSHFLRLRRRLCGESVIEWPKTAAAEPWFWQKLKNVVKIDNQVMYSKTYKRYFTSK; encoded by the exons ATG ACTGTCATTGGTTGGCTGCACATGCTGCTACTCTGTCTGCACTGCCACTATGAGGCTCCAGTGGCGGCAAGCAAAATTACCTGGATGTCACGAAGATTcccttgtgatgtcacaaacaaCACTTCTCAGGTCTTTTTTGACTGTAAAGGCCGACATCTGTCCAAAGTCCCGAGCGAAATAACTGAAAATGCAACCAAACTCGACTTATCTCGAAACGATCTTCAGAGTATTTCAAGAAAGTCCTTTTTAAACCTCCACAGTCTGGTTGAGCTTAATCTCAATCACGCAACTAACAGCAGTCAACTGAAAATTGGCAAGCATGCCTTTGAGAATCTAAAAGGTCTGCGTGTGCTGAGACTCAGCAGCAATAACCTGAGTGAAATTCCAGCCAATATCCCTGAAAATGTAAACCTTCTTGAGCTAAATAGTAACAAGattacatttgtaaatagtAGTACCTTTGCTGGGTTACGGAAAATAACAGAACTTTTTTTTGCAAGAAACTGCTACTCATGGAATCCATGTGGGAAAGCTATTATTGTACAGCAAAACAGTTTcataaacatgaacaaactacaAACTCTGAAAATTGGTTACAACAACTTAACTGAGGTTCCCAAATTTATTCCCAAATCACTTTTGTATTTATCGCTTGAATGTAATCAGATACCATACATATCTAAAGAGGATTTCTCACAATTGTGCAACTTGAAAAAGCTTGAAATTCAGGGTAATTGTCCAAGATGTCTGAATGCTCCATTTCCCTGTGTGCCCTGTCAAAACCAGACTCTGGCCATTCATCCTGATGCATTCCGATCTCTAACACAGCTTGAGATACTGAACCTTGGTGGAAACTCTCTGACGTTTATAAACCAGTCCTGGTTTGAGCCtctaaaaaacttaaaaaaactgTTGTTATCTTTGAACTTCCTAATGGATGTGATTACTGGAGAGGCTACGTTCCTACAATTCTTAAAACATCTAAGAGTTATTGATCTATCATTTAACTATGGGCTTAAGAAATACCCAGAGACAGTAAATCTATCAAGTTACTTTTCAAATCTTACATCTTTAGAAACTCTACATATGGAGGCTTTGGTCTTCCAGAAAATTGGACCACACACTTTTGCACCCCTACACAAGCTAACAAACTTCTCTTCAATAAACCTTGGCACAAACTTCATTATCCATTCcgataaaaatgtattcaagCCATTTAAACACTTAAGGATGTTATATCTGGCAGAAAACTGGCTGCATCCTCCtccacaaaacaaaaccaataaTTTACATAGTGGATACGATCAAAGTTCAGACCTTTctgtttttattccatcaatTAGGGAATCCCATGACGAAGAATATTACTTAACTCATGGGCTTATAAAACAACAGTGCTTTGACTCTGGGAAAGTTCTTATTCTCAGCTCAAataacattttctttatttctcctGCACAGTTTGAAGGCTATGGAAATATTGCATGTCTTAACCTCTCCGTAAATGGATTTTCAGCAGCTCTTAATGGAACTGAGTTTTCCTTACTGCCTAATCTGACATATCTGGACCTTTCGTTTAATAAAGTTGATTTTGCCTTTGACCATGCCTTCCAAGAACTTAAAAAACTTGAGGTACTGGACATCAGTAACAATGAACATTACTTTAAGGCTTTTGGCATTACACACAACTTAAATTTTACAAGAAACCTGCCCGTCCTAAGAGTGCTTAATATGAGTCACAACTCCATTTCAAGATTAACAACCAAACAGATGTACAGCAACTCTTTAGCAGAGCTTCAGTTTACACATAATTATCTTGGGACTCTTTGGAAAGAGAATGATCACACATACGAAAAACTTTTTGTCAATCTGGTCAATTTGACTGTATTAGACATATCGTACAACTCAATAAGAAAAATTCCAGCAAATATATATCAACATTTGCCTCGAAACCTCTCTGTGCTGTGTATAGCACATAACTTACTTCAGAGCTTTGAATGGGAAAAGCTCAACTTCCATCAACTTCAAACTTTAGACCTGAGCAACAACTTTCTGTCTCATATAGCAGGTATTGGCTCAAACATCCCCAGGACTCTGACTTACCTTGATCTTAGTGTAAACAAAATTTTTCACTTAGAAGATGGATTCCTAGAAGGTGCAAAAAGTCTTACAACTCTTAGTCTGAACCACAACAGATTGTCACTCGTCAATCAATCCTCTTTTAAGACAAGATCTGACAATCAGCTACAGACTCTGTTTTTGTGGAACAACCCATTCCAGTGCACTTGTGATTCTTTAGAGTTTATTTTATGGCTTGAAAGCAGTAATATAAAGATACCTAGGCTGACCACCAAGGTCACATGTGGCACACCAGAAAATCAGAAGGGCAATGCCCTGATATACTTTGAGATTCAGCAGTGTGTAGACGACAGCCAAGCTTTTCTCATATATCTATTCACAACTTCTGTAAccattattttcatgttagcaGCTATACTTTCCCATTTATTTTACTGGGATGCTTCCTACATCATACATTATGTTAAAGCAAGACTGAAAGGGTACAAATCCCTGAAGTCACAAGACTGTTGCTATAGTTTGTTTGTGACATACGACACCAGAGATCCTCATGTCTCTGAGTGGGTATTGAGGAATCTGCGAGTGAGACTTGAAGAAGAAGCAGGAGAGAAGCATCTTCCTCTGTGTCTTGAGGAGAGGGATTGGCCTCCAGGAGTCGCGCTTGTGGACAACCTTGCTCAGAGCATCCAGTACAGTCGCAAAACCTTGTTTGTGTTAACAGAGGGTTACATTAAGACTGGTATTTTTAAGCTTGCGATGTACCTGGCTCACCAAAGACTGCTGGATGAAAACGTGGATGTGATTGTGCTGCTGATGCTGGAACCCGTCCTGCAGCATTCTCACTTCCTGCGTCTGAGGAGGAGGCTGTGCGGGGAAAGCGTcatagagtggccaaaaacggcaGCTGCAGAGCCGTGGTTTTGGCAAAAACTAAAGAATGTGGTCAAAATAGATAACCAGGTGATGTACAGCAAGACCTATAAAAGGTACTTCACCAGcaagtaa